The genome window TTTTCCCCGCCTCCATAATAGAGGGGGTATGATCAATACACTTGATATGAAGGGACATGGTTCGCAGTTCCGGCCGGGCAATCCATAATGCCAGGGTAAACGTAAGGGGCCCCGCCCCATAATCGATGATGGTATCTTCTTCCTGGAAAGAAAGAGGAAGGGCAGACAGTAATTTAACCAAGCGGAACACATTCCAGGGCAAAAAATATCGGAGATAGGCCGATTGGAGGTGGGGCCTTCCTAAATACCCGCCCTCTCGCTCCGAACGATCCCGGGTTAGCAAGGCAGAAAGTTCTGCCACATGGCGGGGAAGTTCTTCTTTGAACCTGGCCGGCAAAGGAAGAGCCTTCTCAATAACACGAAGCAGAAGATCCAAATCATGGTTCTGTTGTGCTGTCAGTGGGGGAAAGAGGTTCATCATCGTCCTTTGTCCACTTATGGACCATCATAAAAATTTGTAACAGTTCTGAACGGATCTCATCCACCTGGGCCAAAAGGTCCTGGGTTGGGCCAGAAAGTTCTCGCAATAATTCTTCTCGGGCCCCTTCGATAGTATATCGCTTTTGGTACAAAAGGTGCTTAAGCCGTAAAAGGATCCGCACATCCCGGGAAGAATAGATCCGCCGGCCGTTGATATCCTTTCGGGGTTGAATCAGGGGAATTTCCCGTTCCCAGTAACGAAGCACATGGGCCTTTACCTGAAGAATTTTTTCCACATCCCCAATAGAATAGGAGGCCATGACACCCCTTATCCCCGATCTCGCTGGGTCCATTCTTTTCTGCTGGGCCGCAGTTCTATCTGAATGGGAATCATGGAATATCCTAAATCCTTGCGGATTTTATTCTGCAGATAGGTTTGATAGGCAGCGCTAACCACCTGGGGGCGGGAAACAAAAAATACAAATTTCACCGGATTTGCAGAGGTCTGCACCGCATAGCGAATCTTAAAGTGGGTTTTGGGACCCACCGGGGGCGGATATTCCTCGAGCCAGCGCTGAAGGGCCTGATTAAGGGCCCCCGTTTCCACTGTTTTGTGGAGCTGGCCATACATCCGCAGGGCCGTCTCCAGGAGTTTATCGATCCCTGTCCCTTCCTTCGCACTGATAGGCACAATAGGGGCATAGCTCATCTGGCCAAAGAAAAAGTGGATCCTATCCACCGTAGCCTCAAAGGCGTTTTTTACCTTCGGCATGGTATCCCACTTATTAAGCACAAAAATGATTCCCCGCCCCCGCTCATGGGCTAAAGCGGCGATCTTTTTATCCTGGTCAGTCAGTCCTTCCTGGGCATCAATCAGTAAGAAAACAATATCCGCCTCATCCAGAGCTTTAATCGCCCGTTTAACCGAATAGTATTCTATATCTTCCTTTATTCGATTCTTTTTTCTAATCCCCGCCGTATCTAACACCACAAAATGATGATTCTTATAGGAAAATTCTCCTTCCACCACATCCCGGGTAGTACCCGGAATATCGCTAACAATAGAAGCTTCAGTCCCCGTAAGCCGATTAGAAAGGGTGGATTTCCCCGTGTTAGGCTTCCCTACAATGGCTATTTTGATTTGCCGCAAGCCGGCTGCGTCTTCCACGGTGACCCGCGAAAAATCCAGATGCTTTACGATAGCCTCTTCCAGCTCTCGGATGTGGTCCCCATGTTCCGCTGATACGAGGTAGAGTTCCTTAAAACCATAGGAAAGAAGGTTCCACGCCTCGCTGGCCCGGCGCCCCCCTTCGGTTTTATTTACCGCCACAATCATCTTGTTCCAATAGGGCCGTAGATGCTCAATGAATTCTTCGTCTTCGGTAGTAATTTCCCCGGCTTCCATCACAAGAACAATGAGATCCGCCCGCTGTACCATTTCCAGGGTTTTCTGAACCACCAGGTCTTCCAGCACCTCCCGTTCCAATTTGAACCCACCCGTATCCACAAGTCGGAGGGGACAACCAGCAATAAAGGTTTGCACTTCCACAGGATCCCGGGTAACCCCCGGCGTTGGGTCCGTGATAGCCCGCCGTTGCTTTAAAAGACGATTAAAAAGGGTCGATTTTCCCACATTGGGACGCCCCACTAATACCACGGTGGGGACATTGGTATAGCGCACGGTTACATCGAACTCCATAGTTTCCTCAATATCTTCTAGAATGGTTTTGCGTTATATTCGTTTTTTCTTACTCTTTTGGATTACGCTTTTAGACTATAATGTCGGTCAGGGGTTTTCAACCAGCCCAAATCACTACATACCATCAGGAAAGATTGGGAAAATGCTCTTTCATCCAATCGTTTACCAGACGATTCACCTCTACATAGGAAGAACAGGCAAGGGCTTGAGTCGCCAAGGTTTCGCAGTCCCTTTTAGTCGTTCCCCGGATTATCTGTTTTACCAGGGGAATCGACGAGCCGGACATACTAAATTCATCTAACCCAAGACCCAACAGGAGCGCCGTAGCCCGCACATTCCCCGCTAATTCGCCACACATGGCCGCGGGGATCCCCGCCTGATGGGCCGCATCGATGGTCTGTTTAATAAACCGAAGCACCGCAGGATGAAAGGGCTGGGCAAGATAGGCCACCCGTTCATTCCCCCGATCTGCCGCAAGGGAATACTGTACCAGGTCATTCGTCCCAATCGAAAAAAAGGCCGCCCGCCGGGCCAGGATATCGGCGGTCATAGCCGCAGAGGGAATTTCTATCATGGCGCCAATTTGAATGTCCTCTGAGTAGGGGGCCCCCTTCTTCTGGCATTCCCTTTTTGCCTCTTCCACCACCTCAAGGGCGGTTTCAAATTCCTCTATACCCGAAATCATGGGAAACATGATCCTGAGGTTCCCATGGACACTACAACGTAATAGGGCCCGCAGTTGATTCTTAAAAAGTTCCCGATGGGCAAGACAGAAACGAATAGCCCGCCAGCCCAGGAGGGGATTCTTTTCTTCTGTTGATTGCAGGTCCGGAATTATCTTGTCTCCGCCCACATCAAGGGTCCGGATGGTGACAGGCTTCCCCTCCATTGTCTCCACTACTTTGATATAGGCGTGGTACTGTTCTTCTTCATCCGCCGATTGTCCCGGGGTAAGGAACAAGAACTCCGAACGATAGAGTCCAATTCCCTCTGCCCCATAGCGGTGCACCAACTCGGCCTCTTCCGGCACTTCGATATTCACCTTAAGGCTTACCCGATGACCATCCTTCGTCTCAGCTGGCAAATCCCGCAATTGCTGTAATTCTTCAGAGATTTTCTTTAGCTGGAGGGTAACCTTTTTGTACCGCTCCAGCATGTGCACACCAGGACTTACCAGCACCTTCCCCGCGGTCCCATCGACGATAAGGAGTTCCCCATCGTTTATTTCTCTTGTCGCTGTAGAAAGGCCAAGCACCGCGGGGATTTCAAAGGCCCGGGCAAGAATCGCCGTATGAGACGTATTGCCGCCCATGTCCATCACAATGCCTTTTACCCACCGCTTGTTCATGGTAAGGGCATCGGAGGGGAGAAGGTTATGGGTCACCAATATCACCTCTTCCTGGATATCCGAAAGACTGAGCTTTTTTATGGAAAGAAGTTGATGCAACAATCGACGGGAAACATCATAAATGTCTACCGCCCGTTCTTTAAGATAGGGATCGGTGGAGGCGGATAATTTCTGTGTAAGCTCCCGGGAAATTTCCCAGAGCACCCATTCTATGTTGAACTGACTTGCGTGCAATCGATGCTGAATTTGTTCCTGCAAATCTTCATCTGCCAGCATCAAAAGATGGGCTTCAAAGATTTTTGCCTGATCTTCTCCCATCTCTCGCTGGGCCCGATCACGAAGTTCCCGAACTTCCACCTCCGCGGCGATCACCGCTTCTCGAAACCGATTCCACTCGGCGTCCAGTTCGTCCTTCGAAAGAAAATACCGGGGGATCTGAGAAAATACATCATCTACATATAAAAAGGCCTTCCCTATGGCCACACCCTGCGAAGCGGGGATTCCCGTAAGTTCTTTCATTATATTGAAGCATACCGCAAAGGATAGTAAACTGTCAAACGACTATGATTGATCCGATGCAGGAAGGGGCTAGTGGATCCCCCCAGAGAGGAGAACGGGCCCCCAATTGTCTTAAATGTGTACATTTCCGCGTCTCCTGGGATCCCGCATTTCCTCGCAGTTGTACGGTGTTCGGTATTAAAAGCCGCAATCTTCCTTCTATGGAAGTGTTCCTTGCCACCGGCCATCATTGTCCCTCTTTTGAACTCAAGGCAGGGCTCAAGTGATACTGCTTATTCAGCCACCCTTTGTGCAATTAAACACCCCCTATCCTTCTCTGTACTACCTGCGCTCTTTTCTACAAAACGAAGGGGAGGAAGTGATTGTTGAGGATCACTCTATAGAACTTTTCCTTGAGATTTTTAGCTCCCGGGGGCTTACCAGGATTTTTCAAGATGCCCGTTCCTTATTAGAACAGCCCGATTTTTCTCATGCCCCACTCCTCAAAGATACCCCCATCCTTGAGACCGCCCGATCGTTCCTGTCTCAGAAAGAACGATGGATTAATGTGATCGATGATCTTATCGCGTTTTTGCAGGGGAACCGGAGCGAATTCGCCCATCGGCTTACCCTTGCCAATGGGACCCTCCCCTGGGGACCACGAACAGCCGCCTTTATTGCAGACCGGGAAGGGACGGTGTTACCCGACGAAGCGAAGCACGTGGCAAGTCAGATGCTGGCAGATCTGGCAGATTTCATTCAGGTAGTCCTGGACCCTTCTTTTTCTCTTGTTAAGTATGGGGATCAACTTACGGCCAGCATCCGTTCCTTTCAGGAAGTAGAGAAAGGGCTTTCAGGATATATAATTCGCTCTTTTTACGAGCCTTTTTTACAACGACGATGGACCGCCCTTGCAAGACCCGAATTGTTGGGTCTTACGATTCCCTTCCCGGGCTGTCTTGTGGGAGCCCTCTCCTGCGCCCGCTCAGCAAAGGCCTATTTTGGGAAGGACCTTCCCGTCGTGGCCGGCGG of Treponema sp. J25 contains these proteins:
- the der gene encoding ribosome biogenesis GTPase Der; its protein translation is MEFDVTVRYTNVPTVVLVGRPNVGKSTLFNRLLKQRRAITDPTPGVTRDPVEVQTFIAGCPLRLVDTGGFKLEREVLEDLVVQKTLEMVQRADLIVLVMEAGEITTEDEEFIEHLRPYWNKMIVAVNKTEGGRRASEAWNLLSYGFKELYLVSAEHGDHIRELEEAIVKHLDFSRVTVEDAAGLRQIKIAIVGKPNTGKSTLSNRLTGTEASIVSDIPGTTRDVVEGEFSYKNHHFVVLDTAGIRKKNRIKEDIEYYSVKRAIKALDEADIVFLLIDAQEGLTDQDKKIAALAHERGRGIIFVLNKWDTMPKVKNAFEATVDRIHFFFGQMSYAPIVPISAKEGTGIDKLLETALRMYGQLHKTVETGALNQALQRWLEEYPPPVGPKTHFKIRYAVQTSANPVKFVFFVSRPQVVSAAYQTYLQNKIRKDLGYSMIPIQIELRPSRKEWTQRDRG
- the ptsP gene encoding phosphoenolpyruvate--protein phosphotransferase, producing the protein MKELTGIPASQGVAIGKAFLYVDDVFSQIPRYFLSKDELDAEWNRFREAVIAAEVEVRELRDRAQREMGEDQAKIFEAHLLMLADEDLQEQIQHRLHASQFNIEWVLWEISRELTQKLSASTDPYLKERAVDIYDVSRRLLHQLLSIKKLSLSDIQEEVILVTHNLLPSDALTMNKRWVKGIVMDMGGNTSHTAILARAFEIPAVLGLSTATREINDGELLIVDGTAGKVLVSPGVHMLERYKKVTLQLKKISEELQQLRDLPAETKDGHRVSLKVNIEVPEEAELVHRYGAEGIGLYRSEFLFLTPGQSADEEEQYHAYIKVVETMEGKPVTIRTLDVGGDKIIPDLQSTEEKNPLLGWRAIRFCLAHRELFKNQLRALLRCSVHGNLRIMFPMISGIEEFETALEVVEEAKRECQKKGAPYSEDIQIGAMIEIPSAAMTADILARRAAFFSIGTNDLVQYSLAADRGNERVAYLAQPFHPAVLRFIKQTIDAAHQAGIPAAMCGELAGNVRATALLLGLGLDEFSMSGSSIPLVKQIIRGTTKRDCETLATQALACSSYVEVNRLVNDWMKEHFPNLS
- a CDS encoding MerR family transcriptional regulator, with amino-acid sequence MASYSIGDVEKILQVKAHVLRYWEREIPLIQPRKDINGRRIYSSRDVRILLRLKHLLYQKRYTIEGAREELLRELSGPTQDLLAQVDEIRSELLQIFMMVHKWTKDDDEPLSPTDSTTEP